A region of Lycium barbarum isolate Lr01 chromosome 1, ASM1917538v2, whole genome shotgun sequence DNA encodes the following proteins:
- the LOC132601939 gene encoding uncharacterized protein LOC132601939 encodes MADWGPVLIAVVLFVLLTPGLLCQIPGRGKVVEFGNMQTSGASILVHTVIYFGLITIFLLAVGVHVYID; translated from the coding sequence ATGGCAGATTGGGGCCCAGTGTTGATAGCGGTGGTGTTGTTCGTTTTGTTGACTCCAGGCCTATTATGTCAAATTCCTGGCCGTGGAAAAGTGGTTGAATTTGGAAACATGCAAACTAGCGGTGCTTCCATTTTGGTCCATACTGTAATTTATTTTGGGCTCATCACTATTTTCCTCCTTGCTGTTGGCGTCCATGTCTACATCGATTAA